One genomic window of Corallococcus silvisoli includes the following:
- a CDS encoding sigma-54-dependent transcriptional regulator, with translation MKARVLVADDDAGVRYTLRGLLEDDGLTVEEAVDGEAALARLDAEPPVDLVLSDLRMPRLDGLELLRRIRARPHAPRLILITAHGSERHAVEAMKLGALDYFRKPFDVDDVLAVVRRALGQVRLEAENERLSGEVNLLRSLVFVSPAMARLSLLIQRVGPRDVTVLITGESGTGKERVAEALVRASPRADKAYVRFNCAALTPELAEAELFGHARGAFTGAVRSRQGLFREASGGTLLLDEVGELALPLQAKLLRVLQEGEVRPVGEDRAFPVDVRVLAATHRDLPQRVAEGRFREDLYYRLKVVTLQVPPLRSRPEDIAALASHFLARHTERFRMPPVPLTPAVLERLTAHPWPGNVRELENALESAVVLSADGTLDLEQLPGGLRAPSVPAASGGATLRERMDAHERELILAALAASKGQRTEAARALGIGRATLHDKLRKHGLQGEDDEQER, from the coding sequence ATGAAGGCGCGGGTGCTGGTGGCGGATGACGACGCGGGCGTGCGCTACACGCTGCGTGGCCTGCTGGAGGACGACGGGCTCACCGTCGAGGAAGCCGTGGACGGAGAGGCCGCGCTCGCGCGCCTGGACGCGGAGCCCCCCGTGGACCTGGTGCTCAGCGACCTGCGCATGCCGCGCCTGGACGGCCTGGAGCTGCTGCGCCGCATCCGCGCGCGCCCCCATGCGCCTCGCCTCATCCTCATCACCGCGCACGGCTCCGAGCGCCACGCCGTGGAGGCGATGAAGCTGGGCGCGCTGGACTACTTCCGCAAACCCTTCGACGTGGACGACGTGCTGGCGGTGGTGCGCCGCGCGCTGGGGCAGGTCCGGCTCGAAGCGGAGAACGAGCGGCTGTCCGGCGAAGTGAACCTGCTGCGCTCGCTGGTCTTCGTGTCGCCCGCGATGGCGCGCCTGTCCCTGCTCATCCAGCGCGTGGGCCCCCGCGACGTCACCGTGCTCATCACGGGAGAGAGCGGCACCGGCAAGGAGCGCGTCGCGGAGGCCCTGGTGCGCGCCTCCCCGCGCGCGGACAAGGCCTACGTGCGCTTCAACTGCGCGGCCCTCACGCCGGAGCTCGCGGAGGCGGAGCTCTTCGGTCACGCGAGAGGCGCCTTCACCGGCGCCGTGCGCTCCCGGCAAGGCCTCTTCCGCGAGGCCTCGGGAGGCACCCTCCTGCTGGACGAAGTGGGCGAGCTGGCCCTGCCCCTCCAGGCGAAGCTGCTGCGCGTCCTCCAGGAAGGCGAGGTGCGGCCCGTGGGCGAGGACCGCGCCTTCCCAGTCGACGTCCGCGTCCTCGCCGCCACCCACCGGGACCTGCCCCAACGCGTGGCGGAGGGCCGCTTCCGCGAGGACCTCTACTACCGCCTCAAGGTCGTGACGCTCCAGGTGCCCCCCCTGCGAAGCCGGCCGGAGGACATCGCCGCGCTCGCGAGCCACTTCCTCGCGCGTCACACCGAGCGCTTCCGCATGCCGCCCGTGCCGCTGACGCCCGCGGTCCTGGAGCGACTCACCGCCCATCCGTGGCCCGGCAACGTGCGGGAGCTGGAGAACGCCCTGGAGAGCGCCGTGGTGCTGTCCGCCGATGGAACCCTGGACCTGGAGCAGCTGCCCGGAGGCCTCCGCGCACCCTCGGTCCCGGCCGCGTCCGGCGGCGCCACCCTGCGGGAGCGGATGGACGCGCACGAGCGCGAGCTCATCCTCGCGGCGCTGGCGGCATCGAAGGGCCAGCGCACGGAGGCCGCGCGCGCGCTGGGCATCGGCCGCGCCACGCTGCACGACAAGCTGCGCAAGCACGGACTCCAGGGCGAGGACGACGAAC